The Mus musculus strain C57BL/6J chromosome 16, GRCm38.p6 C57BL/6J DNA window TCTTTATGAAACAGCTACAGGCAGCGCTgttggttgctgctgctgctaatagGACTGCTATTGTTATTACTAATAATGCGAACCATtgctactaaaaagaaaaaaaaaagtcacagtgaCTTCCGCTttcaaaataagagaaaattctCGGGGACACAATAACAGAGATGCATTTCTAGAGTGAGGTTGTGGGTACCagtagtgatttttttcccctaaattttaaaggacttacTTATCTCTAAATTTAAGGAAGGAATCTCTTTGCCACGCATAGATGCTAAACAAGAAAACATAAGATCTTTATTTTATCCATTGCCACTTTACAGTATTCCCTCTATAAACACCATTATCTGTTTTGTGACCCAATATGATTTGAAATTCACTATTCGGAAGGGGAGTAATTTCAGCCTCTCCAGAAATCATTGCTTCTGAACCcccggggagtgggggtggggtagaggagGGCTGAGGAAAGTGGGGTTGTGGGATTACAAATCCCCTAAGACCTCAGCTCTCTAGTCAGTAAGTACTAGGTCCAAATCAGTAGTGTACACACAGAAGGCAAGATAcagtatttcttcatttcttttcatgaTTTCCTTTTCCCACTTAATTAAAATTTAAGCTCCATGGAACAGGTCAAGCAGTAagcctgtgttttcattttaccCAGAGAGAATTTGCTAACATAGATTATCATTTAAAAGACTTAACATATTCAAGAGCAAAACCCCCCAAACCACTTGACAGCTGCCCTGAAAATGTCTCATACTGACTTTCAAAGAAGCTTAAGTGATATAATATCACTTTGTTGATATCAGAAAAGTCCGTTGAATTTTACTTTGGAAAATGATACGGCAAAACTGGGAGTGTTGCTCAGTGGTCAGCACTAGCTTTGCATTCCTAACATTCTAGGCTCAGTCTCCAGCACCCAGGAAATAAGAATTTTGGCATATGTATAGAAGTAAATCTTAAtgttaatagaagaaaaaaaacctagaaagcagaataaatcattttacttttattactatattaatataatttatttcaagTTTCTGAATACTCCTTTtatactcaaatatatatatttttttatatttttgtctttttaaccAAGAAGTATTAGGCTGGAGACATGGGGAGGGAAGATGGTGGTTGTGGTTTCAAATGTCTTGCGTGTGAAGCTCCAGGACACACTCAGGAGGCTGTCTTCATAGAAGAGGCAGCAATGGGGAAGTCATTTTGCTAATGTTATCCCACTCAAACAGAGGGACCATGAGCTAGTTCCTGCAGAAAGCATTCAGAGGAGAGAGACTAGCATGCTAGCTCCAGCACCATTGTAAAGATGTAAATCAAGTATTTAGGCAACTCCACCGTGAAAAATAGTAATCCTAGCGTATGGCCAGAGtcacctctggtctccatgggcacagcCTCCAAGCATGCGAAAAAATTCACTCATAGAATTCTTTCCTCAGGTGTGGTTAACAGTGTTCTCTTTActtctttgctttttattgccTATTACAAGTTTTTATTGCTATGCATTCTGAATAAGTACAATATGTTGTACTTCATTCTGCTTAAATAATTGACAGTAGAATAATATTTCTAGTTGTTACCTTTTTTAGTGTTGTTCATTTTTCTGAATAGTTTACGCACTCTACCAGATcttaaacatattaaaataaatttcctttcagcatatatatatatatatatgtatatatatatatatatatatatatatatatatatatatatatatcagtgttACTAGACCAAAATGCATATTAGGTTCAGTTTCTCTTATAAACACTGTGTAGTATACACTGGcaggtgtgcatacatgtatatgtgtacgtgCATTCACGtgcatgaatgtgcatgtgtgagttctGGCACATGCTTATGGGGTTCAGAGACTTTTCCCTTTGTTTGAGAcagctcttgttgttgttgttgttgttgttgttgttgttgctgttgtataCCCCAGGCTAGCTGGTTCTCTGACTACTAACAATTGACATTCTGAGGATTCAAATTCAAGACCTCATACCTGCCTGGCAGCCCTTTGACCCACCAAGCTCAGTggccacaaaccaaagaaaatcttctctAAGGGAGCTGAAGtgttttgtttctgatatagTGTAGGACAATAAAAAGGGTCTCTGTCATCACTATTAATTTAGTTTTTCAGAGAACCTCTTGCAGTTTCTTCATAGAGGTGAGCCCATGATGTCATGTTGCCACCTCTTTGGCCATAACTCAAgcacatgatatttttttttctcattccaaAGCACTTCTCAGTTAAATACTGCTAATATTTGTGGGGAGGTGGTAGTATTTTAATGTGAGATTCAAATAATCTCTAAATAGATGTGTAAAGCCTAAAATAAGGACAGTTTTTCCTTTTAATAATGGTAGTATAATCTATAAGTTCCTTTCCCATAACTGTCTTTGAAAAGCTAGAATTTTTTCCTAGGAAGATGCGTTATTTGTGGAGCTATTAACGACTGTTCTTTATTTTAGTCAAACTTGAATCTTTGATTTGTCTTAGTGTAAAAACAAAATCCTTGgatttataagaaaataattcaaGTTTCTTACAGGCTGGGCCACTAACCAAAGTGACTCTTTGCAAAGACAGAGACGGAAAGCCGAAGTCCTTTGGCTTCGTCTGCTTCAAGCATCCTGAGTCCGTATCCTATGCCATAGCTCTGCTGAATGGAATTCGTTTGTATGGGAGACCAATTAATGTGCAGTATCGGTTTGGTAAGTTCTCTCACCAGTAGATCCTCGGAGAGTCATTTGCTGTTCCTGTTCTCAAGGGCTTGtgagttttgttttctatgtAAGTGGAGGATAGTAGTTCTCAACCTCTCTAATGATGAAATGCttcaatacagttcttcatgttctaGAAAACCCATCATAAAATGGGTTTTTGttggtacttcataactgtaatcttgctacttttatgaatcataatgtcaaTATCACataggcaggatatctgatatgcaaaccCTAAAGTGTTTACCACCCACAGATTGCTATAGGGCAATAAAATGTGCCTTTATTCTTAAGGTTATTCATTTTTCCAGAGTATATATCTAACGTTTAATGTATAATTAATTGGCAGTGTCTACCATATTACCAAGCAAAACACATCTCTTCTGTATTAAAActtctaaaattcttttttttttcagaatcatCTAGGAAGTACCTAAAAAAAAAGTTGCTAGCAACTCGAAAATTTACATGAATTATAAACAAATAGGTCTAGACTTTATATAGCAAAGCTATTTTACTTTGTTGACACTGCTCAAGTACCTATCATCTACAAGAAAGTCCTCAATTAGTCTTTCATGGGAAACCATCTTATGCACATTGCTAGGGCCTGAATTTAAAACGGAGAGGCCCCAAATGACATATGGTGCGCACATCATGAATCATTAGGAACAAGAAGCTCAGAGAATGTTTGCTGGCTTAGCGGACTAATAGAAGCCACTTAATAAGTACCTCTCAGGCATCCTAGGATGGTGCTgagttagcagcagcagcagcagcagcagcagcatcggTGGGTTGTGCCTTTCTAAagtcaaccaaaacaaaaaccatatatATCTTCTTGCAAAAGGAAAGTGTCTGCATTTCTCTTTGCCGAGCCTCTCTGTCAATTCATAGAATAGGTTTGGGTGTGCTATCTTCTGACACATTTCGTGTAAAGTCGAATTGGCTCTTGTCTGTGATGTTTAGGGAACTCATATCTTATATTCTAGGAGCAAATGACAACGATGATATGACATTTTTAGTTTACAGCAAAATGGAAGAAAACAACATTGTATATCTTAGGCCAATGCCTGCATAATGTTCATATCTGTCCATAGCTTTTGGAAGTTCAATTTTTATCTAGTCACTTATAGTCATGTATGAAATATGTAGATTATCACTCTAGATATAACTGTTTTGCACTAGTAGAGAATTTTGAGTCAATACTATGTCCTAAAAGagtaagatttttacatttgtcttggtttggtttttatgaaACAGCGTCTCACTGTGTCCCAGGTTAACTTGAAACTCTGGATCCTCTTACCTCAGTCTCTCAAATGCTCAACTCTGGACCAAACCACCAAATTTGTGGTTTTGGATGACTTTATGACTTAATATTATAATTTTCAAATTTCCAAGTAATTATGCCATAAAacaattttttcaattttattttctttcattctatcTCACTAAAGGGAGTTCTCGCTCTTCTGAACCAGCTAACCAAAGTTTTGAGAGCTGTGCTAAGATTAACTCACACAGCTTCAGGTAACCaaatgcatgtttgtttgttttcttcataaaataGACCTTCATTATCTTCATTTGTTACACATCAACAGGTATATGAAAGCGATAGTGCAAGCACATAATGTTTTAATTAAGTTCTAAAGATATCTCTAAAACTAAAGGGACAAAAATACTGTGCTCTTTTTCTGTCTACTTAATGGTGTTCTTTTGTGGTCCCAAGTCACTTGCTGGGCTGTGTTCCTATCTGAgtcttcctttggtcaaatacaacATGATCTGACATATCCCTTATAAAAAATCAAATGTGATTATATACTTATAATCTTATACTTATGATATCAGTACTGCATAATTAAATCATTAATGTGATACTATGTCATTACACTGTCTGTGAAATAATTCACTATTCGCGTGTGTTCATCTTAAAGGCTCCCAGGGAAGCCTTGTCGTGCACTTCCATATGTAAAGCTGTCAGTAATTTTTCTAAGGAGAAATTGACACTTGTACCCTCGCCATTTCAAGCtgtgcttccttctcttcttctgcaAAGGAACGATGAAATGGCGGGCAGGCCTTCCTTTCCTGTGCCGTTTTTCCCAATTACGAGTGCCGCCTTACCTCAAgagtattttttctttcaaaaaatggTGAGTGTGACATGCTTTTGATTTAGTATATAGCTTACAAAAGAATAAGAAGGAAAACAccattcttaaccattgagtgtttaaataaatgaataaataaataaataaatcatctgACCTGGCATCCGTAGAGCATATGCCCAGGCACGTGCTCAGACAGGGTCACACACGGTTTCAGTGAGTCATCTGTGCTCAATGGTAAAGGGCAGGAGATGGCAATAAAGGAAGGACCCGGGCTGAGTGCCGAATTCTCATCAAAGCAACCATTTCCAAAGATGTTTTGAGGCATGACGATTCTCACTCAGCTTACAATATTCGTGGATGGGGCCGTCTATCACATGTGTTTTTGTAGCTCATTTTTAAGCTCCCCACAGTTCCTCTGGAGCCTAAAATTCCTAATACTGCTATTTGATTTTAGCCGCTTTCCTCACAACTCTGTCTTATTAGTAAAACAATGTTAAGTCCAGTGGTCCTGTGCAAAGCCAACAGTGTAAGTTTGTTAGTGACAGTTGTGAGaccatttcttatttatttaatatggttTTTATAGTTAGATGTGTACCAGTAAAGAGATCTTCCCTGACACAATAGAGTCTCCCCAGATGCAGTTACACCCCAGAAGCCAAGCTTGCGTTGGAAGGCTGTCCCATGTCCGCTATGTCTGATTAGAACAGTCAGAATTTCAATTAACTCGGTAAGGCACTGGAAGCCACTCTCCATCTGAAAAGTGACAGCTGTGTCCTTTTTCTACCTTGGGAGTTCGTAGCTTCCTCTGTACCTATGAAGTTCTAATTTTCATTAACATTTAAAATCCTGTACTTGGATCACACATTGGGAAGGTTTTATGTATGCCTGAAGCAAATGGAACATGGTCGGAGGCTTTTTCCTGCTATAAAATTTTGTGTAACTCTACATTAAATCAAATCATTTCAATTTTTTGATTTAATGTTGATTTACATAATTACTTAATGATTTTTTTGAAACTGGGAGTATTTGAGGAGACTCAgcctaaataataaaaacaaaatatctgtAGATGCACCTCTGTTGTAGAGTGCCTGCCGATCAAAGGCAAGGTCCTGGGGTTAATATTCCagctcggggtgggggtggggtctcctTAATGATTTATGTTGGTAACAGGTTCTAAATGAGAGTAGATGGCATATATATATGGAGGATAAATAAATACACTATTTTACgtttattttcccttttatagTGTGTCTGCAAACTATATGTTTTgcataatatttctttttattttttctttttttttaaaattagatactttctttatttacatttcaaatagtttcccctccaaaaacactctatctcctccccactccccctgctccccaacccacccactcctgctttctggccctggcattcccctaaactggggcatagagccttcacaggaccaaggaccactcctcccattgatgaccgactaggccatcctctgcaacatattgCATAATATTTCTACTGGACATTGCTAATCAATGCAGTAGTAAAGTATGTGGCATCTTTAGTATACGTGCTGCCAAAGCAAGCACACGTGGCATTTTTAATCTTTGTGCTTCATGCTAACCAGACAAAGAAATGACCCTAACCCTGTACAGCCCACTCGCTGTGTTACACCCAGACCAGCTAGGCACGTCTGCCTGAAAGCACATGTGAGGTGCCTCAGCATGGTGAGTGTGTGTTCACAAGTGTCTTCTCTTCACAGCCATGGTACGCACACAGTCCAGTGCTGCAACCGCCTTTCTGTGAGATGCCAGCCCCACTTCCCAACAGTGTGCCTGGGTCTTGCGCCTTAAATCACTCTCCAGGCCCAGAGGCTGGACCCAGCTCCTATGAGTGGACTCACCAGCCACCAAGCGACCCTGACCTGTATCCTAGGAATAAACGGAAGAGGCAAAGGCCAGACAGCGACAGCGACAGTAGCTCAGAAGACAAGAGAGGAAACGAAGGAAGCCAAAAGTGCCGCAAgtgtaaaaagaagaaaagatactAGCGAACTGTATCTGCACTGCTCTCAAAcctctctagaaaaaaaaaaatctgttgcaCCAAATGATCCATTTCTTGTCCAGCTTGTCGTTTTTGAAAACGTATGGAAATATGACTCTGTGATTTGCTATTCAGTTTACTATTCATGCTTATGAATGACAAAAGCCTTGAAACAGTAATATATTGTTGTGCGTTTGCATTTGCAAGATTGCCTTGGGACCATTGTCTCACAGAAAGCTTTCTACCAGCGCAGGTGGGCTGGCCTCAGAGGGGTTGCGGGCAGAACTAATGGGAATAATTAAAAACAGTGTGCTTTAGTAACTATGTAGCAAGGATGCTAATTAAAAACAGTGTGCTTTAGTAACTATGTAGCAAGgatgcttgagttcctgttctagCTGACACTCTTCCTTTTTATGTCTAAATATGGTACCTCTGAGCATCCCTATCACACAGTGTTGCCTTTAAGCATCGGACACTCAGGCTATGACGGGAAAGATAGTTGCCATATGCTCCGTGTCCTATGCTTAAAGGCAACACTGTGTGATTATTCATGttttctatcatttttatttgatataattATCTGTATACATCACACTTCTTGTTTGTAAGGGCACTCAGTTGATGGTATCAGTATCTACTGTCTAATTCTCCCAGCAAGGGTGGGAAGGACATAGTGGCTGTGTGAATTGCTGCGATGACCAAGTGTACAGAATGATGCCGCATATACTTAATGCCTATTGTCCAAGTCAGTAcatttatttcacttattttaGAAGATAAATGTAAACATTTCAAATGAATGGGGTATGTCAGCACTTTTGTTAACTTGACGGCTTACCATAACCTAATgatgaagatattttatatatatatatttggtttttcaagacagggtttctctgtgtagctctggctgccctggaactcactttgtagaccaggctggcctcgaactcagaaatctgcctgcctctgcctcccaagtgctgggactaaaggcgtgtgccaccacgcctggtgaaGATCATATATCTATTAAAGCTAATTGAAAGGATAATGCAAACCCATTATGAATTATCTACCCAGTTCAGGAGAGAATAAGGCACACGTGGGTGTGACCTTTGCATGTTGCCCACTCGTTCATACATATTATTTAATGAATAAAAGTATCTTTAACCAACAGAATAACTGAGTTTTACTCTTGGATAATGAGGATATAAGTGGCGATTATGACAAATACAAGCTTATCTTATATAAAGACCTAAATTACGCTGCATGGAACTTTAACTGGGCTTTTAACattcttaaatattaaaatatgaaaatgttggttttttttcttttaaatccataTTTTAGCAATTTGGAATCATGGCCAAGATAAAATTCATTCTTTCGTAATTATATAGCAGCACCTTTAAACATATTACCATCATCTTCTATGTTCCTCCAGTTATGAAATTTACCACAGACATAAATTAGGCCATGTGGTTAGCAGAGCTGGGTATAAGAATGCATCTTAGCAACTGAGATTAATGTGTGTAAGAAAATTAGGTTGAAGTAGGACATGCTCTAAATGTCACAACTGGGAAATGTTCTTGTAACTCTCCCACCAGAGAAAGAAAACTAACTCAGTATCTGCTCTTAACTAGTCAGCCATTCAGCTAAGCAGACTGCTAAGAGAGTCGATTTTACTGTGGTGTCTTTTGTTAAAGACCAGGAAACTTCCTGTAAGATGCTAAGATTTGCCCCAACCCCAAAATTTTAAGTTGTCTATTTTCCAAGTGCTATAGACTTGGATGAAGGATTATTAAAATTCTTTGCCTCACATGGTTTTCTTCTCCAATTTTAATCCaccagtctcagaattgacttcAAATTGTAAATGAAGTtaataatctaaaaataaaactaaaccctTTCTGTGTTCTCATCTTCAATTTATTTAATTAACTTTTAATATACCACTCAGTGTCATAACAAGGAAAAATGCCACAAAAAGTTAGTGTCAAGCTAACCTTCAAATTTGCAGAGAGGAGACACACACCTTGCTGTGGCTTAGATAAGAGATGCCTATGAAATTTCAGCATTAAATGCTATTTATAtgcaatatttttataaaattattttaaaatgctgttgCAATTGATTTTTGTTATTGTCTATCGCCTAAAAAATACTGAAAATTGTTACACATAGTTCATCACTTTTCGGGTTAAAAATATACTCAAATAGAGCCTCAATTTCTTTACTATATGGCTAAAGATTTCTCTCTTGACAATATTTCCAATATTGTACTTAGATTTTTCCCCGTATTTATTAAACATATTCACTGGAGTGTCTCACTAGCAACACAAACCTTATACTTTCCTTTCTAGCCAAATTCTCCCCTACTATTTCTTCTTTGATCAGTTGCTGACACAAAAGGATaatgctgacctgtgagcttgctgagtgccctgacaatggtAACAGGAAAGATGTATTGGGTGTATGttcttgacccacctttgcttgcctatgTCCCAGATTAGACAACCTtggctgccttgcttcaagcttctacatcttgtgggacagagaacatagagactgtggaaactgacttagaaaaattgATCAAAAGGAGAGGAGTTATAATGActgttctctttcctttaatgtgaccagttattttGACTCAATCATGGTGTGGCCTAGAAATAAATCCAATATTGGAGATTCCAATTATGAAGAGAGCTAATAATCTTTATTCGCCAGCTTACCCAGTTCTTACCAATATTACCTGAGaagtcacagtttttttttttttcctgttcattcTCAAAGACACCTCCCCCACAGTGGGAGGCCAGACCTTGGAtctgattgttgctaatttgcataCCTGGGACATCCCCACAGTCAACCTTAATCCTGTGGCTTTTAACTTTTGACTTTGTATTTCAAGCAGATAGGTTACCTACATACAGGCTCACCTTCAGCAAAGACCAGTCATGGCAGTTATTTATGAAGAgatgcattgagtgcatattgtggctttggtctgaatggggaaaaaaaggcgTGCTATGAGGGCCGGCAGCCATAAGACAGGCCACTGATGATGCTATGACTCCTATCAAgctaagacagaggcatgtgccCAGCAGCCATATTTTTTCATGATAAACACTAAAAGGCCAtgtttgtgcaaataaacacaaacaagctgcatctGGCCTCCAGGACGGGAAAGAGAGAGTATAATAGAGTCAGTCCTAAGCAAGGCAcggccaccagccaccataattcccaggcaggaccatgAAACATAAGTAAATCTAATGCCGCAGTCCAGCTaaatcttaataaataaaaagggaggaaCTGTGCCCTTCCCCCCAACCTTGAGTGGGCTGATTCAGACCTTGTTTTTGCCACAGCCTAGCGCACCTAAGGTGGCGTCTTTCaaactaggtaaagtctattgtctgctacctatgcagctttctgcaagaagccactacctgctgagcagcctGCACTTGTTGTCCTGATGAGAACCTGACAAAGCTACAAGATCCTGACAAAGCAATGAGATCCTGGCCTAATGGGGAATGGGTCCCCCcctttttaagttcagactcaaaAGTAAatattgagccttgatcagagaactttgtcttggctcattatttctcttgcCACCTTTCCCATCCAtctccagctttcctttcagtAACCCAGGAACCAGTGGCCACTGGCAGCTACAATCAGTTATGGCTAATGTTCTTCTACTGAATAGTTTTTAGATTTTTCCATAGGGAATCTTTCCTTGGAAACTTACTTAGTTCCTACTCTTGCTTTCATTACACTGAAATTTTGTTTATGCCAAACACTCGTCAAAATAATAGGCTCTTATATTTTCATGGGAACACACTGAAAAAAGTATCAATGATGCTATGCTCAATTTCGTGTCTACTTAAATATGTAAAGCTTAGGCATTCTTCTCATGATGGAAATGGTTCAGTGAGATGCATAAGCTTTGTTCTGCCATCTTTTTCTACAGTTCCAGGTAGGTAATGCAATCACTTTTAAAACAcacatctatctatttattaatttgtgtgtgtgtgtgtgtgtatctatgtctgtAAAGGATAAGTATTATAATTGACTAGATGGATTCCCCACCAACTGGAATGGGAATTTGAACCAGAGTTAAAATTAAAGCTTAAAGtatggccagcaagatggttcactGGGCAAATGTGTTTGAcaccaagcctgaaaacctggccttgacccccaaggacacacatagtagaaggaaagaacagagtcCTACAAGTGGTCCTATAGTCCCTATGTGATCAGTcacatataaaacacacatacacacacacacacacacacacacacacacacacacacacacacacacactattgcatGTTTCATTTACCTCTACAAAACATTATCTTGTATTCGTACCCATTTTTCAGCTATCTATCCTTGTCTGAAGAATATAGTTCCTTGAGTTTGGGAGTCATACATTTTGAGTGATGTAGCTTCAGTATCAAAATTACTGTTGGGTGGACATTTATTCATTGATCACTGATTCTCAGACTAATGAATATTCTCCATAGAAAATAAGGAATGTTGAACAAGGTTGAAATGAGGAATAGTGAGGAGCTCAAGAGCTGTCTCAGTTGGCAACGTGTCTGCTGTGTAAGCATGTGAGCCTGTGTTGAGATCAATAGTGCCCAGGCACAAAGCTGGGAATGGTGGCAAGTTTTTGTAATACTAGCCCTGGTAGGTAGAGGACGGAGGTCTTAGAAGCTTCCTGGCAGGCTAATCTTGCCAAAGAGATGAGCTCCAAGATGAGAAAGTTAAATCCCTCGTATAATTAAGAAGTTCATGACTAGACACTTAACTTTAAAGTCAGCCTTACCCTGTGCAATTACACGTGAACTAACATACTGTGGTATTTTAACAAGCTTCTCTAAGAGGTAAAAATAGTCAGGCACTCTCCCTTCAAAGTTTTCCATCAAAGCCTGTCCTTTAGGTATAGTATATTCACAGCATAGTGAGGATTTCATCTTTGGTCATGTTCTGTGACACATAGATTATGATTCTGGAAGAATTTTACAAAAGTGGTTGGACTGAGTTCTCATGAAAACCATCTTTTGGCCCTGGCAGAGCAATTGTACTCATGAACTTAGAGAGGCTGTGATGACCTGCACAAGATAAGCACAAGGTTGGCCCTGTCATCATTTCATAATTCACAAGGAAGGGAAAGGATGATGATGCCACACATCTGAGTAACTAATGACAGttatggttgctgggaaagagggTATCACTTTGATCAATGTTCACGGCTAAGCTGCTTTTGATCTAGTAAGTAGTCTCCTAACAAACTTATGCAAGCAACCATAGTTAAACTCAgtcacagacatagacacacacagacagatacacacacatgtacacacacacaaacgcagacatacacagagatattcacagatatacacatagacacacacacataattaaataagCTATTTAAAATCAACATTAAAAAGACTTTTAGTGCTCCAAAAAGGTCAGTGAATTTACAATCAGTGTTCTAGAGAAAAGCACATTATGGTTCATGGATGAATTCTTTTGTATGGGTCTCATTTACTTCCTGAGAACAACAGATCAAAGTGGTTGTCTCAGTTATCCTTTGATGTGGTATGAGAGGGGGAAGAAGTGTATGTCTAGATTGGCTGTTCCAAGAGTAGAAGCGGGGCTGGTATCAGGCCAACAGAAGCATAGACCTGGGATGAATTTGTATGAAAGGAATGATTTATAAATGCCTCCCTTCTGTGTTTATGTGCCCATGGGTTGACATTTGCAGATAATATTTTTAGGAGTCTTTTATTTATAACAAGTGGTACCCACTGCCATCTATACTTGTTGCAAATATActtttctgacattttttttttttgctttctgacACTGTTTGctaatttaaatgaatttttcaGCTTTCCTTTTGGTGTTTTGCTTCATCCTTACAG harbors:
- the Rbm11 gene encoding splicing regulator RBM11, encoding MFPAQEEADRTVFVGNLEARVREEILYELFLQAGPLTKVTLCKDRDGKPKSFGFVCFKHPESVSYAIALLNGIRLYGRPINVQYRFGSSRSSEPANQSFESCAKINSHSFRNDEMAGRPSFPVPFFPITSAALPQEYFFFQKMPWYAHSPVLQPPFCEMPAPLPNSVPGSCALNHSPGPEAGPSSYEWTHQPPSDPDLYPRNKRKRQRPDSDSDSSSEDKRGNEGSQKCRKCKKKKRY
- the Rbm11 gene encoding splicing regulator RBM11 isoform X1, which produces MFPAQEEADRTVFVGNLEARVREEILYELFLQAGPLTKVTLCKDRDGKPKSFGFVCFKHPESVSYAIALLNGIRLYGRPINVQYRFGSSRSSEPANQSFESCAKINSHSFRLPGKPCRALPYVKLSVIFLRRN